Genomic DNA from Immundisolibacter sp.:
GCGCCGTGCTGGTGCCGACTTACGACGACCCCCACGACGCACTGGCCCTGGATCGTCTGGCAGGCTGCTTTGCGGGCCGTACCGTGGTGCCGGTGCCGGCGCGCGCCATCGTCGGCCAGAACGGCAGCCTGCACTGCGCCAGCATGCAGATTCCAGCCGCGCCATGAGCGCCCGCACGCTTACCGTCGCCTGCGTGCAGCACGCCTGCGGCACCGATGCGCAAGCCAATTTCGCGACCAGCGCGGCGGGCGTGCGACAAGCCGCCGCGGCCGGTGCGCAACTGATACTGCTGCAGGAACTGCACCAGTCCGTTTACTTCTGTCAGGTGGAAGACCCGGCCCTGTGCGATCTGGCCGAGCCCATCCCCGGCCCCGGCAGCGAGCGGCTCGGTGCGTTGGCCCTGGAGCTGGACGTCGTTATCGTCGGCTCGCTGTTCGAGCGACGCCTGGCCGGCGTGTATCACAACACCGCTGTGGTGCTGGAACGCGACGGCACGCTGGCCGGCCGCTATCGCAAGATGCACATTCCGGACGATCCTGGCTATTTCGAGAAGTTCTACTTCACTCCCGGCGACGGCCCGTTCGCGCCCATCGACACCTCGCTCGGCCGCCTGGGAGTGCTGGTGTGCTGGGACCAGTGGTACCCGGAGGCGGCGCGCCTGATGGCGCTGGCCGGCGCCGACCTGCTGCTGTACCCCACCGCCATTGGTTGGGATCCGACTGACCCCCCCGACGAACAGGCGCGGCAACGCGAGGCCTGGATCACCGTCCAGCGTTCGCACGCCATCGCCAACGGCCTGCCGCTGCTGACCTGTAACCGCGTCGGGGTCGAGCGCATGCCGGGCGGCCCGCCCGCCGGCAGCGCGTTCTGGGGCAACAGCTTCATCGCCGGCCCGCAGGGCGAAATACTGGCCCAGGCGCCCGGCGACGGCCCGGCGGTGCTCAGCGTCACGCTTGATCTGACACACGCCGAA
This window encodes:
- a CDS encoding carbon-nitrogen hydrolase, whose amino-acid sequence is MSARTLTVACVQHACGTDAQANFATSAAGVRQAAAAGAQLILLQELHQSVYFCQVEDPALCDLAEPIPGPGSERLGALALELDVVIVGSLFERRLAGVYHNTAVVLERDGTLAGRYRKMHIPDDPGYFEKFYFTPGDGPFAPIDTSLGRLGVLVCWDQWYPEAARLMALAGADLLLYPTAIGWDPTDPPDEQARQREAWITVQRSHAIANGLPLLTCNRVGVERMPGGPPAGSAFWGNSFIAGPQGEILAQAPGDGPAVLSVTLDLTHAEQVRRMWPFLRDRRIDAYQDLSRRVRD